ACTGAGATACTCGATGagatttgataaaaattagaaTTAAACAGTTAAAATCTACTTCACTAATCCCTTGGTTGTCgcatattaattaattaattaatttttgccCATCTTTTCTATTTAATCGAAGTTTCATATTTCCTGTGAATCAGTAGAGTAGCAGAGAGCAGGGGAAACATCGGCCATGGTTGATGTCATCAAATGTTGTCTGGATTCAATTCGACAAGTaattctcttctctttttccatTCTAATTCTCAGAATTATTTCGTTTCTTGGGGAGTAATTTTGTAACAGTTtcattttgtatatatattcAAGTGCTCGAATTATTGCAGTCCCCAAGTTAGAATTTTGAAAATTGTAAGCTTTAGTATAGAGGTAGATTATTGAAACCGCATTAGGATTTATGGAAGATTAGGGTGCCAGAAAACCATTTGATAAAAATGCCTGTATGGAGTCAAAGATTGGACTTTGTTGCTTCTTATATTCCGTCATGATTAATTCCAGCTGTATATTACTTTTTCCCGAATTTTGTGTAATAAATGTAAGGATCAAAAAAATCCCACTTGAGCATTTTAGTGGAAAAGAAATTGGAAGCATGAACAGGAAATAATTACTGGCGCAGATTTTGATTTTTATAGGAAATTGTGTTGTTAATTAGTTAAGAGAGAATTGATTGCTATCAAAATGAAACGCACAGTTCATTGGAGCCAgttggtgaaattttgtgaatttagATAGATAGGGCAGTCAATGCGATTTTATAATGCTCTGAGAGTTAATATGGTCCTGTTCTATGGGTTGCATGGGAAGATGAAGCTGAGAGAATTTTCCTTGACGTGTTATTCAGATATCAGATGATATTAAGGATGCCATTGTATATTTGGATGCTGGATGTGCTGAGAGTTTTcagtttcttggagcttttcCTTTATTATTAGAACTCGGTGCTCGTGCTGTTTGCAGCTTGGAGAAGACGTCTGCTCTTGATGAGGTCAGGTGATTCCCATTTACTTCTACTTTGTTTAACCCATTCTGAAACTTTGGTTGCATGTCTGTATTAAATTTTATTGATCGTTGCAACTGTAGTTGTACTACATTAGCTTGTCTTCTGCCAAATATTTGCTCTTCAAGATAACAAGAGGATTGCTTAGTTTTGTGCTCGCATTatttaattttcaactttagACGCTCTATTTTGAGAATCCTTACATATTCTTAGATATAGTGACCTGTTCAGCAACTCATGCTTCAGGTGTAATTTTGTTCAAATCACCGTTTTCGGCATCATCTCGTGTACTGGTAATATCTTCCAGCTGAAATTGTGCAAGACATTTTTTCATCTTGGAAGCCATGTCATCTGCTCCTCCAGTACCAAccattttttccctcttttccccCCCTTTGATGAATAAGATACCTGACTTATTATGACAATTTTCTCTAATATGAAAAAGCTTAAAGTCAATACTGAATTGAAACTAGTGCAGACAACCAGAGAGTGATATATGCGAGATCTGATGTCTTTTTTGTGCTTTCATGGGAAGTTTTTTTGTATAATGaatctttaaattttttttttttggttggcaATTGATAATCCATCTGGAGTTTCTCTTTCCCTGTTTAGttacttttctcatttcttGATGATAAGTGTTGACAAATTTTGTAGGTGGTTAGCTGGCAATCAAATCCTGAACCGGCACAGAAAGTGGTGGTCATCACCTCTCGCCTACTTAGTGATGCACATCGATATGTTTTACGTTGCCTGAGCACTATTCAAAGAATCCACCGCTGTATAATCTTTACACCAATATCAGAGGCTCGTATTCTGTGCTTCTGTTTGTTTTATCATCACTCACTTGTACTAATTATTAGTGCTTGACCAAATAGAGAATGTATGATGGAACAGGTCTTTCTTGTGCTTTTTTCTTTCTTACAAACTTAAGATGCCGtaatgttattattattttttttaatgttgggatttttgtttaatttgaaGCTTCAAGTAGCAAAAAATTTCTAAAGGATATGTATTCTAAGATCCAAAGATTCAATTGGAGTTTTTTCCATGGAAGCTGCTTGATACCATAGATGTAAAATCTGATAGTCATGGAAGTTTTATTTGTAATTGCTATTTAATTTGCTCTGAAGGATCCAAATTTCTCATTTATGCTTTTGTTTGTATCTCTATGCATTAGTGATATGCTGGACCTTCTGTAAACAAACTACAACTGTGCAAGAAGCAAATACAAACAGCACATTTAGTGCTTGGTGCTTCAtggtttttcttattttatttaaatggaTGAGTAAGCATgtatctgaatttttttttttcctttttttccttcaaattgATCTTATATGTGGAAAGCTTTTATGCCTCCAGCCTCAAATGTATGCTGTAAATGAGAACTTGAAATGATGGACTAGGTATTGGCTGAATTCCATCAATGATTTCTGCTGTTAGGTTTGAATTGATGAGTTTGACTGCTCTTGAGCATTTTTGCATAGCAATAAGGAATGGTTGCTATGTTTGAGCTCTTCCAAAGTGTGAATATTGTTCTCAAGTTTCTGAAGTAATATAGGTTTGTATATGGAATAATGGTTGTTGTCTAGTTTGAAGATTGAAAGTACAGTATGCATGCATTTGACTTGTAATTCTGAGTTTCATATATGACAACTTCTGGTTTTAGAGTTAATTCTTCCTCTCATATTACCCTCTGCATGATAGAATGCCTGTCATATTTGAGAATATGCTGTCTGCATTTGTTTATGTATGAGAGTTTATGATAGGATTTCTTGTCTTCTGGTTTGAAGCTCTTGGATCAAGGAGCTTGTAAGACATTCTTAAACTTAAAAGTGAAGGCAACTTTTGCAGGGACATTTGTCCAGACACTCGTTTGCTCTACACTTTTAGGTTTGGTAAGATTTTATTTGTTTGCCTTATTCTCTTAAGGACTTGTTTCCTCATATTATGGTTGCAGGTAGGCCACTCAGCATATCCTGATTCACCTCTGGGACCTGATGCATTCCGTGAATATGAATCTTTACTAGTTCAAGATTATGAGGAACTCACAAAAGGAGGTCAGATGAACTCTAGAGAGTCTGATGATAGCAATCCGAGGGAGAGTTTAATTCCTGAAGGTGAAGGATGGTCGCAACTGGCTTTTGATGGAGACGACATTTCCAACTCTGGCCCCTATTCAACTGCAAAAGTTGTATATAAAGATGGTTTTCCTGTGCCTGCAGCAGATGGAGGCCAAATGCTAGTTGTTAATGTTCATCACTTCCCATTAATATTATGTCCTTTTTCACCTAGAGTTTTTGTTTTACCTTCTGAAGGATCAGTTGCGGAAGGAAACTTGTCAGTTGAACATGAGAACTCAATAAGCCCTGGGTTGCCTTCAATAAGTACTGGAACACCTGATGATGGTGAGGATGTGCCTGCTGGGGCAACTCTTACAGCTCAGTTTCTTTATTATCTGGCTACAAAGGTGATGATGCTATAGTGTTGCTTTCTTTTCTGATCTCATTTCGTTTTCCACAAAATTGGTAACTTAAACTTGACTATTACCTTCGCAGCAGAAAGTTGTGTTCAACACTCCATTACCCCACCATTGCTCCTTCTGCATGATAAAATTGAGAAAAACAAGTGAACATACTTGTCAGCTAATTGTATTATATCTTTCTGGTCCAGTGCCATAATTCAAATGTACTTATGTTGTTACATTGTTTGCTACAAAATAGATGGATCTGAAACTCGAAATATTTTCCCTTGGTGATCTCTCAAAAACTGTTGGGAGGCTTTTGATGGACATGTCAAGTCTTTATGATGTTGGTCGTCGTAAAAGATCTGCAGGGCTGCTTCTTATTGATCGGACACTTGATCTTCTTACTCCATGCTGTCATGGAGATTCACTGGTGGATAGGATATTTTCATGTTTGCCTCGAAGGGAACCAACAACTTCATTAACTCACGTGAAAGGATCTCAAAGTCAACTCAAGCATGGTGTTGTACGTCCTCCTCTTGATGTTCAGATACCACTTGATAAAATACTTGAGGAAGAAACTTTAGGAGATAATTTTCAGCTTCTAGAAAGCATTGAGGCATTTTTACATGGGTGGGATTCTAGCAATGCTGCTGCTCAAATTGTTGATTTGACAAATCTGAGTAAGAAACTAAATGGAGAAAAGCCGCTGCAAAATTCCAAGTTTGAGCAAATAAGGGGTTCCTTTGTCTCTACTGATAATTTTCATGGAACTAAGTACCTGGAAGCTGTACTGGACAGAAGAACAAAAGATGGGGCTGTGCTAATTAAGAAATGGCTTCAAGAAAGTTTGCGGCAGGAAAATATAACTCTGAACATGAAAATTCGTCAACGTTCCATTTCCAACACAGAGCTTCAACCAATGATTAAGGCAATAGCAAAAAGTCAATCATCGCTAGTGAGAAACAAAGGGATCATTCAGTTAGCAGCAGCAACATTAACTGCTTTAGATGAATTACATTCTACCAGATGGGATGGATTTAGCAGTGCTGAGAAGATATTGAACGTAAATGCAGGAGATACGAGCCAGAGCCTTGCCTCTCAGATTAGTGATCTCATTAACAAGAGTGCTTTAGTGGGTTTGCAGGAGCATAAGAGTCATTCTTCACAGGGTCTGCTTAGCCTTCAAGATGCTCTACTTCTTACAGTTATTGGGTATATACTGGCAGGTGAGAACTTTCCAACATCTGGATCTGGTGGTCCATTTTCTTGGCAAGAGGAACATTTTATGCAAGAAGCTATTTTGGATGCAATACTTGAGAACCCAGCAGTAGCAAGACTGAAATTTCTCCAAGGTTTGGCAGAAGAGCTAAAAGCCAACTTCAGCCGGAGAAATCCAGATGAAAAGAAGGAAGAGTCTCCGAGTCAATTGGAAACAGTTGATTTTGATGATGATCAGTGGGAGAGTTGGGGTGACGAAAATGAGGATACGGATAAAACAAAAGACCAAGCTTATGGAGACATGCAACTCAAGTTAGAATTACGAGATAGGGTGGATAATCTTTTCAAATTCCTTCACAAATTATCCAGCTTGAGGAGAATTATGCCTTTGGAAACAAAGTTGAACGATGATCCTTATTCAAATAAAGGATTGCTGTACAAAGTTCTGACAAGGGTGTTGGCTAAGTATGATTTCCCTGGCCTAGAGTACCATTCCTCCACTGTTGGACGGCTTTTCAAGAGTGGATTTGGAAGATTTGGTCTTGGACAGGTATTGGGTTCAGTTCATCTTGATATTTCCCCCTATGTTGAGACAAAAAAGCATGAAATCTATCCTTATTATCTAATACTGAAGAGCTTTTCTTTTGAACTTTCCAGGCGAAACCAAGTCTTGTTGACCAAGatattattcttgtttttgtCATAGGAGGCATCAATACTGTAGAGGTGTGCATAATTTAACTTGATCGAGTTCACTTTTGCTTTACTTACTGCTATATCCTCATCTTTGTATCTCCAATTGAGTGGTTTGAACTCAAAGAGTATAAGATACTTTCTCTTTTCCAAaaggaaatcaaagaaaagagaTAGAGCAAAGGATGACgggaaatggaaaaataaataGTGTCTATGTAATCCttaaaaaattagagaaaagaAATTTAGCCATGTATTAGACACTGGAAACATGCTCACACCTATTTGTTTTGTGGTTAAGGTACGGGAAGCTCATGAGGCATTATCAGAAAGTAGTAGGCCTGATAAAGAACTGATTCTTGGTGGAACAACCCTTCTCACTCCTGATGACAtgtttgagttacttttgggagAATCTAGTTTCATATGAGCCTACCTTGTGACACCTTCCGCTGAGGAAGTTGAAAGAAACCAACCAGAGATCAGAAGTATCCAAGTTGTATGAGTGTTTTTCCTAACCTCCATTAGAGGCAAAGCTGAGAAAGAGTGGCTACAAATACTTCTTTCTCATGGTGACATGTTTGAGTTACTCTTGGGAGAATCCAGTTTCATATGAGGCTGCCTTGTGACACCTTCTACTCAGGAAGTTGAAGAAACCAACCGCAGATCAGAAGTATTCAAGTTGTAAagtgttttctttttcattcttCCTAACCTTCATCATAGAGAAGGGTATGACAGAACAGCTATAGGTACATCTTTTTTCCTTGTTcattttcatttgttcttttGACTGAGCAAGGGGTATTTCTTTGAAATAGTTTGACTACTTTTTCAAAATGCAGATTTGGTTTGGAGTTCACTCATGCACATCATCATTCTCTCTGCGTAGTTGCTCGCACCAGGAGAAACTGTGACCAACTGTTTTACATTGCCTGAATTTTtcagcattttttgtgatgaaCAGTTAAACACGAGCTCGGAAAGGCATTCTTCAACTCATACCAAGCCAGTCTTCTTGCTGCGAAGGCCAATTCCAGATTTCCAGCTCCCTACCTCAGAGCAGCTACCCAAATTACTGTAGGATTTGGTGTCATCACAGTTTCTGTTGCAACATTACAACAGTTTCTCTATCTAATTTGCTCGCATTGGCTTTCGTAGCTTTAGTCTTGAAGGGAAaccttaaaattttattttacttattgGGGTGTCCGTCAAGAACTTGATGTCAGGGCACTATACTGATATATGGTTacacaaaatttcaattttgttagCTCTACAGGCAGCTtgtttgcattttcattttattcCTTCCTGTATGGCTGTATGCAGCCTCCTGACTTTTGCTTCCCCTTTTCCCAATCCTTTTCATCCATGGATTTGACAGCATATGATAGTTCTGATGATCAACTTGAATTTGATAACATGAAATAGGCTGAACCCCTCAGCCCAAAACCACAGAGAAtcctcaaaaaaaaacaaaaaaggaaaatcaaacttCCCATTTTTCCAATATGTAAGTAAAAGCACAAAATATTAAGATTCAAAATAttctataaggaaaacaaaaatgacAGGGGTACCTGTGTGTGCTCaattataaataataataataataataataataataaaaccttTCCCCCTGAACCGGCCGGTCCGTGCGTAAACCTCTAAAGGGCTAAAACCccagctttcttcttcttcgtcttCACTCTTGAGTAGTGACTATTCTCACCATTTCTGAGCTTTTTGGAGGTCTGAAACATGGCCGTATTCAAGCAACTTCTCTCTCAAGCCCACCGCCATTACTCCTTCCCCAAATCCCACCAATCCCTACTTTCTCTCCTTACTAGAAATCGGCCCTTTTCCGACCAACCTCCTCCAAATTCATCCCCAAGAAACCCCATCCCCATCCAACCAGTTTCCTACGCCGTTAAAGAACCCAATCCCGAAAAGGAGGAAAGCCCACCACCAGCAGCTACTGAATCCCAGCCCCAAGGCCCCGCCACAGGCCAATCATCATCGCCACCGGAGCAAAACCCTGGTGGGCCGGACCAGGATGTTAGAGCCTCTTGGACCCGAGAGGAAATTCGATATGTGAAGGATACTCCGATTATTTCTCCGGTGTCGTACCCGGCTCGGGTGGCCCCGTTGCCTGAGGACCGGGTGGCAACTGAGGAGGTGAAGGAGGATGATGAGTTGGAGACGGAGAGGAGGAGAATTGAGGCTGAAAATCAGAATATGATGAGGAGGGTTTTGAGGGTTCAGGAGGAAAAGGTCCCTTTTCCGACTTTGATTAGGACGGATGATAGTAAGAAAGGGAAGGTTGTTTATGATCTTAAAGATGCAATTCAGCTAGTAAAGGTCGGatttttaccctttttcttcCCCTTCGGTTTGTCCTCTTTAAAGATAATAGCATCGAATAGTTGTTTGTTGGTTTGGAAAATGAATATAGGATGCATTTTATGTAAGCTTATTCAGACAGATGGAGTTGTGGATACATTTTCTTCTACAAATTATGTTCTTGAAAGTGGTGTAGAAGCTCGTGAACTAATAAATTGTTTGGTATTTAGTTACATTTGGGTATTAGAATGATCtgctgaaattttgatgctGTAAATGTTATGACCGATACAGGAACTCGTGAACTAGTTAAATGGATGATCTTTAGGTGCCATAAGGAATTAGAGTGTTAGTAAAAAAATTTCTGATGTTGCAAATGTTTATTTGAGAAAGGACCTGGAATAGTGATTAACATGTTAGGACAGGGTTGAAGCTCTGGTGAAGAGTGCAGGTTATTTGCTGTCTTTAGGATAATTGGTTCAGTAGGTGTTTAATGTAAGAGGAAGCACGTGCAGTTTCCTCTGTGTATGCTGAGACTAAGTCTGGAATCTGGATGACATGAATAAGTTCTTCGTGTGCTTTTTCTTGAACTGCTGCAGCCTTGTTCTGGAAGCTAGTGTAATTTGGTTTGTCTTCTTTCTAGTGATTGTACAGGCTAATGCCAAGCGTAATTTTGAGGAAACGTTTGAAGCACACATCAAACTGACACCTGAATTACGTAGAACTGATCTGGTGTGtgttctttcctttctttccatGATAATTTTTGCTaagaaaaagaagcaaatcCAATCACATGGTTACCACCATTTTGTTGTAGTACTGACTAAGTGTGCAGTTTTACCCTACAAGCAGGGCGGTCGACCATGCACCCATATCTAGTAGTGATACCTCTTATTTTGTAACTAtaatagtttttcttttctcttgttcaAGTGCAGAAGCTTAGTGGTTCTGTCTTGCTCCCACATGGTTGTGGAAAGGTAAAACATGTACTTAGAAGGGTCTACCTCTGATAAtgagtttggcttttcttttccccttgaACTGATTGATGACCATTTACTCTCAGAATTTTCGGGTGGCTGTCTTTGCTGAAGGAGATGCTGCAGAGGAGGCTCGTGAAGCTGGGGCTGCTTGTGTTGGTGGAAAGGAGCTTGTAGATAGAATAAAGAGAGGTGAGGAACTGTTTTTCTTTTATGGTCTCTTCTGATTTGGTAATGCATGATTGGTCATCTTGTTGACCAGGGTATAGTTAACATGATTCTGCCATCTGTCACCCTCATAAACAAAAGAATAAGATAAGAAACTAGGGGTGTTACTTATGAAATCCTATGTTTCAAAAACAGATGGCTGCTGGGAATTATTTTGCTGACAAGTATCATAATTAAAATTTTCTTGGGTCTCTAGTCTCGCCCTTCTTTGCTTCTTCGATCTGTATTCGAGGACTAAAAGAAGCCCAAATTTTCTAGTCGGTTCAAAATTGAATTGAGCCAAGTAATAAAGGTTAAATATGCTTTTTGGTTGATGGTGGTTGCGTGTGAACTTTTACAGTAACTTCTGATTTTCCTTCCTCTATGTAATCTTGTTGGCCTATTTGAAGAGAAATTATCATAGAATTGCTCGACTCATTAAAATCAATTATCTGCAGGTGAGGAGAAATTTCAGTATGATAGATGTTTTGCTACTCGGGAAATGATGATTTACGTGCCAAAGGTTTTTCTGACTTTAGCTGTATTGTAACTTTCCAGTCAATAAAGTTTAGCATCTGTTGCATCTCATGTGTTCCATGCTGCAGATAGCAAAATTCCTGAAGCGAGGGTTGATGCCAAATCCTGATGTTAGTTTCATCAGCATGTTTTGTGAATGATTTGCAGTTTCCTTGTATGACTATTAATGCCCTTCTACCTGATACATGTAGAATGGCACTGTGACCAATGACATTTCAAGGGCTGTTAGAGAAGCAATAAGTCAAACCATTATGTTCCAAAAAGATAAATCTGCAATAGTGCATGTACCACTTGGAAAGGTTTGATTACTTCAAATTTTCTTGTTCATCTTGTTTTGTATTAAATCAAGTCAAAGGatatgtaaattattatttgGAGCCAGTTCTGATATGTATTGTTTGGAATGGAACAATAATCTTGTGCAGGTGACGTATCCAGAAGAAGCCTTACGTGAAAATATAGGTGCCTTTGTCAATGCCCTCTTGCATGCTAAACCTGCAGGATTAAAGAAGAGTAAGTGGTTTGCACTAGGGATTTGTGATTTCTTATTCATTGAGATTGATAAAATGGGCAAATACTTGGTTGATGCTGTGAACTGAAACAGcatatttttcccttttgtgAGATTTACTTCATAATTCTATTGGTTATGAATCCTATGCATCTTGTTCTCTTGTTTTCCATAATTGTGTTCCCTAAGCGTGATTTTCATATTTCACTGGtcccaaaaaaaaggaaaaaaagaaagaataagaCAGAAAATAATTATGGGGATACTAATAAAGGATACTAATAAAGCTTTATTGATTAAGATACATGAGGCCCCTTGCATTAAATGGTTATGGAGGTTTATTGATAGAATGACTACTGTCCCTTGTCTCAGTGGGtgtttttgttttctgattAACAAAAGTGGTATGTCATGGGTTCTTGGTTTTTGATGGTTGTTCCTTTCTTGATGATGGCATTTTCACCTCAATCCAGGTTCCAAATATGCTGGGTACGTTAGTACTTTTCACATCTGCAGCACGGTAAGCTCACGAACGTGTTTTTGGTTGCTTGCATTTAATGATTAATGCATTTGATTTCTATTGTTTACTATCAGAACATTTTACCTTCATATACAATTGTACCATATGTTCCATTCTTACTGTTTGATCCATGGAAAATGCAGATGGGTCCATCAGTCCCTGTAACAATGCAATCGGTGTCCATGGCTGTTGATCGATACAACAAATTGAGACTGCAGGCATAATTAGCATAGGTTCAATCGGTGGAGCTCGTGATTTTGTAGTAGCAATGTGTTGCTGGTGAAATCTCTCTGTGATGGTTTTGCATCATGGTTCCTCTTATGTTTTTCCGTCATTTAGGTTACTGGttctccttttttgttttttgaatagGTTTATTTGTAATATGTTTCTACTTCTCTATTTTAAAGTTGCATTCGGTTGTAGTGAATACAGAGTAGGGTTTAGCTCAAAGGGCCGAGTAGAGGGTTATTAAACAATCACAAAGCAGTTCTGTACCATCCtttattttgtaatttcaaGACGAGCCATGGTTGTTTCCTTAATGGATGGCTCATAGGTTTGCTTCCATGAACACAGTTTTCAGCTAAACCTCTTAAAAGGTAAAAGCAGTATCTTCAATTTTTTAATTGCAATTGCATTTTTAATTCAATTTGGTTAAATACAATTGCAATTTCAACTGCAAAAATTCACGAATTCAGACCTTTGAAGACAAACAAACATCGGTTCCTGTCTGGTTTTCATTTTCAATCCACTTTTGATGTTTGAGAAAAGAactcaaaagaaagaaacaagaaagCTGCATATAGATTGTTTTGTAAGGTGAATGACCACAAAAGATTTTGAAAGACGATACTTGCACCATCCATGGTATGGGCCACATTGTGCCCCTACTAATCCAAACTGCTAAGGATTCTTCAAGTAGACAATATCCCACATCTGGACGTCATGCCAATTTTGTACAAGAATCTCCCTGATATACCGTGCAATAACTTGGAAGGAATAGACAATGAGCCTCTGGACGCTAGGGGGCCAATGTGCAGGTTTCAAGCAAAAAAGTGGAAGAAATGGCCAAAAGCCCCGGATCGTTAGTTTTTGTACTCCAGAAATGGCCAAAAGCCTCGGATGCTACAATCTTTAGAAAGCCGCTTCTGACGGAAAAAAGGTGAGAACCTCTTTTCGAGGAACTTGTTATTGCGCTTCACCATTTCTCCTGGAGCAAGCTTGGgatctgcaaaaaaaaaaaaagagagcatAGCCTagaaaagggtttttttttttattggaaattGCCTAGAAAAGTTACTACTAGCTTAGGGACTAATGGTACAAACATACAAGAAGTTACTTTAAATGTTCAAAGATAATTTCTTGTTTACCAGTACCCGTAATTGGAGAATGGAAATGTACAAATTGCTACCTGTAC
This portion of the Coffea eugenioides isolate CCC68of chromosome 11, Ceug_1.0, whole genome shotgun sequence genome encodes:
- the LOC113754288 gene encoding sec1 family domain-containing protein MIP3; the protein is MVDVIKCCLDSIRQISDDIKDAIVYLDAGCAESFQFLGAFPLLLELGARAVCSLEKTSALDEVVSWQSNPEPAQKVVVITSRLLSDAHRYVLRCLSTIQRIHRCIIFTPISEVGHSAYPDSPLGPDAFREYESLLVQDYEELTKGGQMNSRESDDSNPRESLIPEGEGWSQLAFDGDDISNSGPYSTAKVVYKDGFPVPAADGGQMLVVNVHHFPLILCPFSPRVFVLPSEGSVAEGNLSVEHENSISPGLPSISTGTPDDGEDVPAGATLTAQFLYYLATKMDLKLEIFSLGDLSKTVGRLLMDMSSLYDVGRRKRSAGLLLIDRTLDLLTPCCHGDSLVDRIFSCLPRREPTTSLTHVKGSQSQLKHGVVRPPLDVQIPLDKILEEETLGDNFQLLESIEAFLHGWDSSNAAAQIVDLTNLSKKLNGEKPLQNSKFEQIRGSFVSTDNFHGTKYLEAVLDRRTKDGAVLIKKWLQESLRQENITLNMKIRQRSISNTELQPMIKAIAKSQSSLVRNKGIIQLAAATLTALDELHSTRWDGFSSAEKILNVNAGDTSQSLASQISDLINKSALVGLQEHKSHSSQGLLSLQDALLLTVIGYILAGENFPTSGSGGPFSWQEEHFMQEAILDAILENPAVARLKFLQGLAEELKANFSRRNPDEKKEESPSQLETVDFDDDQWESWGDENEDTDKTKDQAYGDMQLKLELRDRVDNLFKFLHKLSSLRRIMPLETKLNDDPYSNKGLLYKVLTRVLAKYDFPGLEYHSSTVGRLFKSGFGRFGLGQAKPSLVDQDIILVFVIGGINTVEVREAHEALSESSRPDKELILGGTTLLTPDDMFELLLGESSFI
- the LOC113753240 gene encoding uncharacterized protein LOC113753240; translation: MAVFKQLLSQAHRHYSFPKSHQSLLSLLTRNRPFSDQPPPNSSPRNPIPIQPVSYAVKEPNPEKEESPPPAATESQPQGPATGQSSSPPEQNPGGPDQDVRASWTREEIRYVKDTPIISPVSYPARVAPLPEDRVATEEVKEDDELETERRRIEAENQNMMRRVLRVQEEKVPFPTLIRTDDSKKGKVVYDLKDAIQLVKANAKRNFEETFEAHIKLTPELRRTDLKLSGSVLLPHGCGKNFRVAVFAEGDAAEEAREAGAACVGGKELVDRIKRGEEKFQYDRCFATREMMIYVPKIAKFLKRGLMPNPDNGTVTNDISRAVREAISQTIMFQKDKSAIVHVPLGKVTYPEEALRENIGAFVNALLHAKPAGLKKSSKYAGYVSTFHICSTMGPSVPVTMQSVSMAVDRYNKLRLQA